Proteins found in one Paraburkholderia caballeronis genomic segment:
- a CDS encoding S-(hydroxymethyl)glutathione dehydrogenase/class III alcohol dehydrogenase yields MKTKAAVAWKAGAPLTIEEVDLEGPRAGEVLIEVKATGICHTDYYTLSGADPEGIFPAILGHEGAGIVVDVGPGVGTLKKGDHVIPLYTPECRQCKFCLSRKTNLCQAIRSTQGKGLMPDSTSRFSLDGKPLFHYMGTSTFSNYIVVPEIAVAKIREDAPFDKVCYIGCGVTTGVGAVVYSAKVEAGANVVVFGLGGIGLNVIQGAKMVGADKIIGVDLNPKRVELAKKFGMTHFINPNEVENVVDHIVQLTDGGADYSFECIGNVKVMRQALECTHKGWGQSFIIGVAAAGEEISTRPFQLVTGREWKGSAFGGARGRTDVPKIVDWYMEGKINIDDLITHTLPLDKINDGFDLMKKGESIRSVVLY; encoded by the coding sequence ATGAAAACCAAAGCAGCCGTCGCATGGAAGGCCGGTGCGCCGTTGACCATCGAGGAAGTCGATCTCGAAGGCCCGCGCGCGGGCGAAGTCCTGATCGAGGTGAAGGCAACGGGGATCTGCCACACCGACTACTACACGCTGTCCGGCGCGGACCCGGAAGGCATCTTCCCGGCGATCCTCGGCCATGAAGGCGCGGGCATCGTCGTCGATGTCGGTCCCGGCGTCGGTACGCTGAAGAAGGGCGACCACGTGATTCCGCTCTACACGCCCGAGTGCCGCCAGTGCAAGTTCTGCCTGTCGCGCAAGACGAACCTGTGCCAGGCGATCCGCTCGACGCAGGGCAAGGGGCTGATGCCGGATTCGACGTCGCGCTTCTCGCTCGACGGCAAGCCGCTGTTCCACTACATGGGCACCTCGACGTTCTCGAACTACATCGTCGTGCCGGAAATCGCGGTCGCGAAGATCCGCGAGGACGCGCCGTTCGACAAGGTCTGCTACATCGGCTGCGGCGTGACCACCGGCGTCGGCGCGGTCGTTTATTCGGCGAAAGTCGAGGCGGGCGCGAACGTCGTCGTGTTCGGGCTCGGCGGCATCGGCTTGAATGTGATTCAAGGCGCCAAGATGGTCGGCGCGGACAAGATCATCGGCGTCGACCTCAACCCGAAGCGCGTCGAACTCGCGAAGAAGTTCGGGATGACGCACTTCATCAACCCGAACGAGGTCGAGAACGTCGTCGATCACATCGTGCAGTTGACCGACGGCGGCGCGGACTATTCGTTCGAATGCATCGGCAACGTGAAGGTGATGCGCCAGGCGCTCGAATGCACCCACAAGGGCTGGGGGCAGTCGTTCATCATCGGCGTTGCGGCGGCGGGCGAGGAGATCAGCACGCGGCCGTTCCAGCTGGTGACGGGCCGCGAGTGGAAGGGCTCGGCGTTCGGCGGCGCGCGCGGGCGCACCGACGTGCCGAAGATCGTCGACTGGTACATGGAAGGCAAGATCAACATCGACGACCTGATTACGCACACGCTGCCGCTCGACAAGATCAACGACGGCTTCGACCTGATGAAGAAGGGCGAGTCGATTCGCTCGGTGGTGCTGTACTGA
- a CDS encoding xylulokinase, whose protein sequence is MSPSSARFLGIDLGTGSLKLAVVDERGVERAAASAAYGFETPQPGWAEIAVERWWDALREAAAQLPADERAAVRAIGLSGQMHGVVLTDTAGQALRPALLWPDTRALALLDAWPQPQPNPVSPGMAGPLLRWVARHEPAVAAAARYALQPKDWLRVALGGAALADPSDACATALAAPDGEWDHALIARLGLPPHWFVPLAPSFGQAGALSIEAAEALGLPPGIAIATGAGDTPCAALGSGLADDGDALLTTGSGGQIVVTSRGEPVAVRGLHRYRAATGHWYTMAAMQNVGVALEAARGWLSYDWRGAYDDAFAAEPSATLAFLPYLSGERSPWLDPAARGGWLGAGLGDTRGTLMRAAFEGVAFALRAGLDAIRAGGVDVTTLKLAGGGSVDPRWRQLLADALDVELYALDCPNAAARGAALLGGLACGHWRSGDLAALAPASSPVALPSRDAALARRYTRFIDLYGRVRSWFAAA, encoded by the coding sequence ATGAGCCCATCGTCCGCGCGTTTTCTCGGCATCGATCTCGGCACCGGTTCGCTGAAGCTCGCGGTCGTCGATGAGCGCGGCGTCGAGCGCGCGGCCGCGAGCGCCGCTTATGGGTTCGAGACGCCACAGCCGGGCTGGGCCGAGATCGCGGTCGAACGCTGGTGGGACGCGCTGCGCGAAGCCGCCGCGCAACTGCCCGCCGATGAACGCGCGGCGGTGCGCGCAATCGGCCTGTCCGGGCAGATGCACGGCGTCGTGCTGACCGACACCGCGGGTCAGGCGTTGCGTCCCGCGCTGCTGTGGCCCGATACGCGCGCGCTCGCGCTGCTCGACGCATGGCCGCAGCCGCAGCCAAATCCGGTTTCGCCGGGCATGGCGGGGCCGTTGCTGCGCTGGGTCGCGCGGCACGAGCCGGCCGTTGCGGCCGCCGCCCGTTACGCGCTGCAGCCGAAGGACTGGCTGCGCGTCGCGCTCGGCGGCGCGGCGCTCGCCGATCCGTCCGACGCGTGCGCGACCGCATTGGCCGCGCCGGACGGCGAGTGGGATCACGCATTGATCGCGCGCCTCGGTCTGCCGCCGCACTGGTTCGTGCCGCTCGCGCCGTCGTTCGGGCAGGCGGGCGCGTTGTCGATCGAGGCGGCCGAGGCGCTGGGTCTGCCGCCCGGCATCGCGATCGCGACCGGCGCGGGCGACACGCCGTGCGCGGCGCTCGGCAGCGGCCTCGCGGACGACGGCGACGCGCTGCTGACGACCGGCAGCGGCGGCCAGATCGTCGTCACGTCGCGCGGCGAGCCGGTTGCGGTGCGCGGGCTGCATCGCTATCGCGCGGCGACCGGCCACTGGTACACGATGGCCGCGATGCAGAACGTCGGTGTGGCGCTCGAAGCGGCGCGCGGCTGGCTGTCGTACGATTGGCGCGGCGCGTACGATGACGCGTTCGCGGCCGAACCGTCCGCTACGCTCGCGTTCCTGCCGTATCTGAGCGGCGAGCGTTCGCCGTGGCTCGATCCGGCCGCGCGCGGCGGCTGGCTCGGCGCGGGTCTCGGCGACACGCGCGGCACGCTGATGCGCGCCGCGTTCGAAGGCGTTGCGTTCGCGTTGCGCGCGGGCCTCGACGCGATCCGGGCGGGCGGCGTCGACGTGACGACGCTGAAGCTCGCGGGCGGCGGCTCCGTCGATCCGCGCTGGCGGCAACTGCTCGCCGATGCGCTCGACGTCGAACTTTACGCGCTCGATTGCCCGAACGCGGCGGCGCGCGGCGCGGCGCTGCTCGGCGGGCTCGCGTGCGGACACTGGCGCAGCGGCGATCTCGCGGCGCTCGCACCCGCGTCGTCACCCGTTGCACTGCCGTCGCGCGATGCGGCGCTCGCGCGGCGCTACACGCGTTTTATCGATTTGTACGGCCGCGTGCGAAGCTGGTTCGCGGCCGCCTAA